In the genome of Cupriavidus taiwanensis, one region contains:
- a CDS encoding DUF4123 domain-containing protein — MNHAESWNAQGAADTPAGHSAFSHRWLSDFAYGLLNPLRLDREEWEDLPVTRLAPPELKVQAEFMPLLLSFNDLTAPQRAILLGRIEAREQQGDSYLCGLLNSDAEKSVLSAHLSRLLVMTRQDNGQRYLLRYYDPRVMRHLQWLLTDKQHVEFCGPISVWSWPASSGWITGRRLAQYSPGQRLVLRPHQWATLERLALMNRALTELEILAPDLSQNDALFQWLDAALLQASTDLALTDSEDWLFCAIQSVRFHPQIHHHPQLLERLGQAATKRGSYAAACADLDDSAWLSMVEELNSRMPTA; from the coding sequence ATGAATCACGCTGAGTCCTGGAATGCGCAGGGCGCCGCTGACACGCCTGCTGGCCACTCCGCCTTTTCTCACCGGTGGCTATCAGATTTCGCCTACGGGCTGCTGAATCCGCTGCGCCTTGATCGTGAGGAATGGGAAGACCTTCCGGTTACCAGGCTGGCACCTCCAGAATTGAAAGTGCAGGCGGAGTTCATGCCGTTGCTATTAAGTTTCAATGATCTGACCGCGCCGCAACGCGCTATCCTGCTGGGTCGTATAGAAGCGAGGGAACAGCAGGGGGACTCATATCTTTGCGGTCTCCTCAACAGCGACGCCGAGAAATCAGTGCTGAGCGCCCATCTCAGCCGCCTTCTGGTGATGACACGACAGGACAATGGACAGCGTTACCTGCTTCGCTATTACGACCCACGTGTCATGCGTCACTTGCAATGGTTATTGACGGACAAGCAGCATGTGGAATTTTGCGGGCCGATCAGCGTCTGGTCGTGGCCCGCATCCAGCGGCTGGATTACCGGTCGCCGTCTCGCGCAATACAGTCCCGGCCAGCGATTGGTCCTGCGTCCGCACCAGTGGGCGACGCTCGAGCGCCTGGCCCTAATGAACCGGGCACTGACGGAACTTGAGATTTTGGCGCCTGATCTATCGCAGAACGACGCGTTGTTTCAGTGGCTCGATGCGGCGCTGCTCCAGGCCAGTACTGACCTCGCGCTCACCGATAGCGAGGATTGGCTGTTTTGCGCCATTCAATCCGTCCGCTTTCATCCGCAGATCCACCATCATCCGCAGCTATTGGAACGTCTTGGGCAAGCAGCTACCAAAAGGGGAAGCTATGCTGCCGCATGTGCGGACCTCGACGATTCCGCTTGGCTCAGTATGGTGGAAGAGCTGAACAGCCGAATGCCGACAGCGTAA
- a CDS encoding MFS transporter, protein MFDCESAFWLYQNRNGRKEAVEYVADVNKCTELHFPNESNKSKSLVRPGLNFVRTIFDYNEHFIELSNFGEEDRSLEFLLSILYLAVSLIPAAFMLMDIIEGGTFDVAFFCLAAIVGCAIGFGVYFWPIQITPNFFTNLRARYRFNRTTRKVYVLRPGRYGGNVVLDWDRVQAHPNWCAPREMEPHEIHDKNARQRRQDNAGGEFRMRGLVLYWPPLNHEDPERKGEDVLWVGPKLAGENLWQYIRTFMEEGIEKVPAPNKHEWLRKGFHTPSQHIEETELGPSRVLDEIGGRGSNSAQTQITFLMTAIWAPLHCLAERLCKWPTFPEEWNSDCGQKRRENGIGPEEPLRWKAVRETGRKAQGESVAV, encoded by the coding sequence GTGTTCGATTGTGAGTCAGCTTTTTGGCTGTATCAAAATAGGAATGGTAGGAAAGAGGCTGTTGAATATGTGGCTGATGTAAATAAGTGTACCGAGTTGCATTTCCCGAATGAAAGCAATAAGTCGAAATCTTTGGTAAGACCTGGGTTGAATTTTGTTAGAACAATATTCGATTATAACGAGCATTTTATAGAGCTTTCAAATTTCGGTGAAGAGGACAGATCTTTGGAGTTTTTGCTATCGATTCTTTACCTTGCCGTTTCATTGATTCCGGCGGCTTTTATGTTGATGGACATCATAGAGGGCGGGACATTTGATGTGGCATTTTTTTGTTTGGCTGCGATCGTTGGTTGTGCGATTGGCTTTGGCGTATATTTTTGGCCCATACAGATCACGCCGAATTTTTTCACTAACCTTCGTGCTCGTTATCGCTTCAATCGCACGACGCGTAAGGTCTATGTTCTTCGGCCAGGTCGTTATGGTGGTAACGTGGTCCTTGACTGGGATCGCGTGCAGGCTCATCCAAATTGGTGTGCGCCCCGTGAGATGGAGCCTCACGAAATCCACGATAAGAATGCGCGTCAGCGCCGACAAGACAATGCCGGGGGGGAATTTCGGATGCGAGGCCTTGTGCTATATTGGCCGCCGTTGAATCACGAAGATCCGGAACGGAAGGGTGAGGATGTGCTATGGGTCGGCCCCAAACTTGCGGGAGAAAATCTTTGGCAATATATACGTACCTTCATGGAAGAGGGCATCGAAAAGGTTCCAGCACCCAATAAGCACGAATGGCTTCGTAAGGGGTTTCATACCCCGTCGCAACATATCGAGGAAACCGAGTTAGGCCCATCCCGAGTGCTGGACGAGATTGGAGGGCGAGGCAGTAACTCGGCTCAGACGCAGATCACTTTTTTGATGACAGCAATCTGGGCCCCATTGCATTGCTTGGCTGAACGCCTGTGCAAGTGGCCAACCTTCCCGGAGGAATGGAACAGCGACTGCGGCCAAAAGCGACGAGAGAACGGGATTGGGCCGGAGGAGCCATTACGATGGAAGGCTGTTCGTGAAACCGGTAGAAAAGCGCAAGGGGAGTCGGTGGCTGTTTGA
- a CDS encoding MFS transporter, with protein sequence MFDVEAGLHNYKKKIGAKRAIEFVADINRHTKLFSPAQAGKGFEKPMLNWRRTLLDYNEHFIELSNMGEENRGTVFMLACVILFAVLMGIGGAAYISFEFSFDILTVVVWFAPLGAFLFGWAMWPHQIGPNFFTHLRARYRFNRTTRKVYVLRPDRYGGNVVLDWSRVQAHPNWCAPREMEPDEIDDKCARQRRQENAGGTLRICGLVLYWPPFDPSDPERKGEDVLWVGPKRSGENLWQYIRTFMEDGIDKVPVPNEYEWLRKGFHSPSQHVEETELGPSRALDDLGGRGKDSIQTQTLFVGSMIWAPLHCLAERLCKWPTFPTEWNSDCGMRRREDGIGPEEPLRWKPVANAGSSQKSEPVMS encoded by the coding sequence ATGTTTGATGTTGAGGCGGGATTGCATAATTATAAAAAAAAGATCGGTGCAAAAAGGGCGATTGAATTTGTTGCCGACATAAATCGGCATACTAAATTGTTTTCCCCTGCTCAAGCTGGTAAGGGCTTTGAGAAGCCGATGTTGAATTGGCGTAGAACGCTACTGGATTATAATGAGCATTTCATCGAATTAAGTAATATGGGGGAGGAGAATAGGGGTACTGTGTTTATGCTTGCGTGCGTCATATTGTTTGCAGTTTTGATGGGTATTGGTGGCGCTGCATATATCTCTTTTGAGTTCAGCTTCGATATTTTGACGGTTGTGGTCTGGTTTGCCCCTCTGGGGGCATTCTTGTTTGGTTGGGCGATGTGGCCACATCAGATTGGGCCGAATTTTTTTACCCATCTTCGTGCCCGTTACCGATTCAATCGAACAACCCGTAAGGTATATGTTCTGCGCCCCGACCGCTACGGCGGCAACGTCGTGCTCGATTGGAGTCGTGTGCAGGCTCACCCGAACTGGTGTGCGCCGCGCGAGATGGAGCCCGACGAGATCGATGACAAGTGCGCGCGTCAGCGTCGTCAGGAAAATGCAGGAGGCACACTTCGCATTTGTGGCCTGGTGCTGTATTGGCCACCGTTCGATCCTAGCGATCCCGAGCGAAAAGGCGAGGACGTGCTCTGGGTGGGGCCGAAGCGATCGGGAGAAAATCTCTGGCAGTATATCCGCACATTCATGGAGGATGGCATCGATAAGGTTCCGGTTCCCAATGAGTATGAGTGGCTGCGTAAAGGTTTTCATTCTCCATCGCAGCACGTTGAGGAGACCGAATTGGGCCCCTCTCGAGCATTGGACGACCTCGGCGGACGAGGCAAGGACTCGATACAAACACAGACTCTCTTTGTAGGGTCGATGATCTGGGCCCCATTGCATTGCTTGGCTGAGCGGTTGTGCAAATGGCCCACGTTTCCGACCGAGTGGAACAGTGATTGCGGGATGAGGCGGCGGGAGGATGGAATTGGGCCGGAGGAGCCGTTACGATGGAAACCTGTTGCCAATGCCGGAAGTAGCCAGAAAAGTGAGCCAGTGATGAGCTAA
- a CDS encoding T6SS effector BTH_I2691 family protein translates to MTCATPCEQCNRKGLPILFTRYAAAYSPRAEGMELLAAHTPGGQFQTNPGGVPLKTGRYVVRMLRTGFLYLCIERVGELEWKGYAVHPHGYLNEFPVMLPENAAPKVACARDARQANNSLVWLEDAKKVTALWYMFHPDPVDARHLKQELEPNRAKYMQRLNVAAWLGGNTQQKDSCEPLSLDKQVLEYAALRSESLQRLGNEQCFGLMGATPRERSWGSYDELRNGKHFVENAAGAVVGMAIGPHTVHVKQPAYAEAHGPRLEGIRKFLLDNNGAVVACEDAIGIAQELSLHHLSAAIPYMDWLKETDSNKVSNEWKDSASRSIQTIRAALEKQVISTYDGQTENLRDVHERMGEHYPGSDSPMPVRLPRPDGTYELISVQELNRRRREAIQKDIDTRVAERGEIEKKANEDALAKIAANCDMAAVHAFDALHQKQIEKRDKLLDRLADDLIVWLKADSFIDNALARYSETAPIESGDGMRCAGQLCAILLQLDNSSRGRDWYAALDTFTPGKKNLVWRMLSLNNAQVSQELVAALQRLADPLPVPGQAIEEAKDNARTQKAYADMVAALGSMSKTLSSAEKIEKEWQTVADGTAKPGQRIEALVKVGKAAKDSMAAVLFAAVVGKIKALAPSRMENAVAQGQALILARGLGIQAMAFLKQEQAAALERPLLRQANSIQRRIEARIREGGANSAMQELRIKHAVCAIAALSIFPAIGRADARRDMRTMTELAGALASVVGTLKEVRTDFYEKAFFKTVPDWAYKTHRAGVAAVTGDELLRLKGVAARYVAAGAVVVVVWDAVDCVVAIKERNKELAAAYVGRAMSGVVSIGGTLWSAGFHKVPIWLTRVNLITAIVSVALTAIIAGLKGKAWINWLNAQPFRHASSKKLPFVSEEKMMQGLAEAISEI, encoded by the coding sequence ATGACGTGTGCTACACCGTGCGAGCAATGCAACCGCAAAGGTCTGCCTATCCTGTTTACGCGCTACGCAGCGGCATACAGTCCTAGAGCCGAGGGAATGGAACTGCTTGCTGCCCATACGCCCGGCGGGCAGTTTCAAACCAACCCCGGCGGAGTTCCGCTGAAGACAGGCCGTTACGTCGTGCGCATGCTGCGCACCGGTTTTCTGTACTTGTGCATTGAACGCGTGGGTGAACTGGAATGGAAAGGCTATGCAGTTCACCCACATGGTTATCTGAATGAATTTCCGGTGATGTTGCCGGAGAATGCTGCGCCAAAAGTTGCCTGCGCACGGGATGCGCGCCAGGCCAACAACAGCCTGGTGTGGCTGGAAGATGCCAAGAAGGTGACGGCATTGTGGTATATGTTCCATCCCGATCCTGTTGACGCCCGCCATTTGAAGCAGGAGCTCGAGCCGAATCGTGCAAAGTACATGCAGCGCCTCAACGTCGCAGCATGGCTGGGTGGCAACACCCAGCAGAAGGATTCCTGTGAGCCGTTGTCACTTGACAAGCAAGTGCTTGAGTACGCCGCGCTTCGCAGTGAGTCATTGCAGCGCCTCGGAAATGAGCAGTGCTTCGGTCTAATGGGCGCTACGCCACGTGAGCGCAGTTGGGGCAGCTACGACGAACTGCGCAACGGCAAGCATTTCGTAGAGAATGCCGCGGGAGCGGTGGTTGGGATGGCAATAGGACCGCATACCGTCCACGTCAAACAACCTGCTTACGCAGAGGCTCATGGGCCGCGTCTTGAGGGAATTCGTAAGTTCCTGCTAGACAACAACGGCGCCGTCGTAGCATGCGAGGATGCGATAGGCATTGCACAGGAATTGAGCCTCCATCACCTGAGCGCTGCCATTCCCTATATGGATTGGTTGAAGGAGACGGATAGCAACAAGGTCAGCAATGAATGGAAAGATAGTGCAAGCCGCAGTATACAGACGATCAGGGCGGCCCTGGAGAAACAGGTAATCTCGACGTACGACGGTCAGACCGAAAACCTTCGTGACGTGCATGAACGGATGGGCGAACACTATCCCGGTTCTGACAGTCCGATGCCCGTAAGACTGCCGCGGCCTGACGGCACCTACGAGTTGATCTCTGTACAGGAGCTAAATCGGCGCAGGCGAGAGGCGATCCAAAAGGACATAGACACGCGCGTCGCGGAACGGGGCGAGATCGAAAAGAAGGCAAACGAGGACGCGCTCGCTAAGATTGCCGCGAACTGTGACATGGCTGCCGTGCACGCATTCGACGCACTGCACCAGAAACAGATCGAGAAGCGCGATAAGTTGCTGGACCGTCTTGCCGACGACCTGATCGTCTGGCTAAAGGCCGACAGCTTTATCGACAATGCATTGGCACGATACAGTGAGACGGCTCCGATCGAATCGGGGGACGGTATGCGCTGTGCCGGCCAGTTGTGCGCCATCCTGCTTCAGCTTGACAACAGTAGCCGGGGGCGGGACTGGTATGCTGCCCTGGACACCTTTACACCCGGTAAGAAGAATCTGGTTTGGCGAATGCTGAGCCTGAACAATGCTCAGGTAAGCCAGGAGTTGGTCGCTGCGTTGCAGCGACTGGCCGATCCTTTGCCTGTTCCCGGTCAAGCTATTGAAGAAGCGAAGGACAATGCCCGCACTCAAAAGGCATATGCCGACATGGTGGCGGCCTTGGGGTCCATGAGCAAAACGTTATCTAGCGCCGAGAAGATCGAGAAGGAATGGCAGACTGTAGCCGATGGCACTGCGAAGCCTGGACAGCGTATAGAGGCGCTGGTGAAAGTTGGCAAGGCGGCTAAAGATAGCATGGCGGCGGTATTGTTTGCGGCAGTTGTGGGAAAGATAAAGGCGCTTGCGCCTAGCCGCATGGAAAACGCTGTCGCGCAGGGGCAGGCACTGATACTGGCGAGGGGACTCGGCATTCAAGCGATGGCGTTCCTTAAGCAAGAGCAAGCTGCGGCACTTGAGCGACCTCTGCTGAGGCAAGCCAATTCGATCCAGCGTCGGATAGAGGCGAGAATTCGCGAAGGTGGGGCAAATAGCGCCATGCAAGAATTGCGAATCAAGCATGCCGTCTGTGCAATTGCGGCGCTGTCTATTTTTCCGGCGATTGGTCGAGCTGATGCGCGTCGCGACATGCGGACAATGACGGAGCTAGCGGGAGCATTGGCATCCGTCGTTGGTACGCTTAAGGAAGTTCGAACGGACTTCTATGAGAAGGCATTCTTTAAAACAGTGCCTGATTGGGCATATAAGACTCATCGTGCGGGCGTTGCGGCTGTAACGGGAGACGAACTCCTTCGTCTGAAAGGAGTCGCTGCAAGATATGTTGCAGCGGGAGCTGTGGTCGTGGTCGTCTGGGATGCGGTTGACTGCGTGGTTGCTATTAAGGAGCGGAATAAGGAGCTTGCCGCGGCTTATGTGGGCAGAGCAATGTCGGGAGTGGTGTCTATAGGCGGGACTCTTTGGAGTGCGGGGTTTCACAAAGTGCCAATCTGGTTGACGCGTGTAAACCTTATCACCGCCATTGTTTCCGTCGCACTAACCGCGATAATAGCTGGTTTAAAGGGAAAGGCATGGATCAACTGGCTAAATGCACAGCCATTTCGGCATGCAAGTAGCAAGAAGCTTCCGTTTGTCAGTGAAGAGAAGATGATGCAGGGGCTCGCAGAGGCGATATCAGAGATTTAA
- a CDS encoding DUF4123 domain-containing protein produces MQEPLPSTPMSYLGESESPRRFQFIALCKSLSKAYADLASKAGPRESICAYLLLDRWNEAELAEDFTSHFPIEASQRIAVPDSHFKGREDSAPCLVPMPSAMFPAPSGTGSLAEAKAQEQLARWLELTWQQSQKRLVSISLCAILFSDQPITTVADHFALLGVQMPPGGGPSRLFRYQDPRVMQRVWPRLSHDQQMRWLGPVRQWWAIVQPWGAMDLGQLIGDDLTNSADPHWLCAHGSDTGAKPTSGHEIHQLFQKEQWQCAHGASAGNLVWQRLAMDAIRLEDQLDGRQMNSLLDMGNTLGLAGRDLKDFVWCSWRYRGEAPAVDWRNERWKSILDGVLATIRNDPDTGFAEALNAQLSD; encoded by the coding sequence ATGCAAGAACCCCTCCCGTCAACACCGATGTCCTATCTTGGGGAATCCGAGAGTCCCCGTCGGTTCCAGTTTATTGCGCTGTGCAAGTCGCTGTCGAAAGCCTATGCCGACCTGGCCTCCAAGGCAGGCCCCAGAGAATCTATCTGCGCATACTTGTTGCTTGATCGATGGAATGAAGCAGAGCTGGCCGAGGACTTTACTTCGCACTTTCCCATTGAAGCAAGCCAGCGAATTGCTGTTCCTGACAGTCACTTCAAGGGGCGTGAAGATTCCGCGCCTTGTCTAGTTCCCATGCCTAGCGCTATGTTTCCTGCCCCGTCAGGTACGGGGTCGCTTGCAGAAGCCAAGGCTCAAGAGCAACTTGCACGGTGGCTGGAACTGACGTGGCAACAGTCCCAAAAGCGGCTGGTGAGCATATCGCTCTGCGCCATTCTTTTCTCTGATCAGCCCATTACAACAGTCGCCGACCATTTTGCCCTTTTGGGGGTGCAGATGCCACCTGGCGGCGGGCCGTCCAGACTCTTTCGATATCAGGATCCTCGCGTAATGCAAAGGGTGTGGCCCCGGTTGTCCCACGATCAGCAAATGCGATGGCTGGGGCCAGTCAGGCAGTGGTGGGCTATCGTCCAGCCATGGGGGGCCATGGACCTGGGTCAACTGATCGGTGATGACTTAACGAATTCAGCTGATCCGCATTGGTTGTGTGCACATGGCTCAGATACCGGAGCCAAACCGACGAGCGGCCACGAGATTCATCAGCTTTTCCAGAAGGAACAATGGCAATGCGCTCACGGGGCGTCGGCTGGCAATCTCGTGTGGCAAAGGCTTGCTATGGATGCCATCAGACTTGAAGATCAGCTTGACGGCAGGCAAATGAACTCACTACTTGATATGGGAAACACCCTAGGCCTGGCGGGCCGTGATTTGAAGGACTTTGTCTGGTGTAGTTGGCGCTATCGGGGCGAAGCGCCCGCAGTAGACTGGCGCAACGAAAGATGGAAGTCCATCTTGGACGGAGTGCTTGCAACAATCAGAAATGACCCGGATACAGGATTTGCTGAAGCGCTGAATGCGCAACTGTCCGATTGA
- a CDS encoding type VI secretion system Vgr family protein, with protein MVSATDLAKLLGAAFSQANRLLRLQTPLGQDALMPEQLQAAEQLDGGGFRIELTAVSDNAGIEAQSLLGQAVRIDLLTQRSRTTLRPFHGHVTRFERVGANGGLARYRMVVEPWLAFLRHRRDSFLFQDMSVVDVVDSVFGDYNGQGKLVPAWRWALRDASSYPRRSIVTQYEESDFDFVTRLLAEEGLFYYFEHEAGDGEALGTHRMVIADANDVFQDNEQASIRFGRADATAAEDVIDRWQGARRLQTNAVAVASWDYRAKAVRSAEAGAPAEGNSAAPALQDTDYPGQYWFEDGDQAQRHARQLVEALEVRRLSFSGEGSVRTLAPASRFVLTGHYDYERVQGDDERRFVVLAVAHAARNNLNERFRDVIDQLLGTGQPTATPAESTSSAADVPFYRNQFTVVPAKLPYRPQQLDGQGRQLHPRPTVTGAQTAIVIGTDGPVHTDRDHRVKVQFHWQRGARSASRLAHPAGDDNARAEAGLGTWVRVATPVAGANWGGVALPRVGQEVVVEFQHGDIDRPVVIGAAYNGRGQASAQYNQNQTGAANATGNAPAWFAGSNEAADGKQDGNGKPDGQQGHAHNAVLSGIKTQALGHSQDGTGGYNQLVFDDTSGQSRTLLSTTQAASALTLGHHLEQRDNARQAALGHGAALETADSGALRGGAGMLLTAHGAGSNVPLLDSEGAATQVEASAELLTSLADVARKQKADLPDEPAPAELPAIAKLKHTTEVLRHTETGTDGKASATAYNEPHLQVSAPKGIAATTPADAVLVAGTQLTVAAQKDANVAAGGNLSVAVADGLSLFTHGKGGGESAAGIAMHAASGKVGVASLQGQSRIAAEKLVTVSSSQGAVNVQAKEHVLLNAAGAQIRVLGNTIEVHARGMTTFKGAQHLFVGPGGSGNSNAMPNGTLKGCDVQEAYSAAAGEASVSR; from the coding sequence ATGGTTTCAGCGACCGACCTGGCCAAACTGCTTGGCGCCGCTTTCTCGCAGGCCAACCGCTTGCTGCGCCTGCAGACGCCCCTTGGGCAAGACGCGCTGATGCCGGAGCAGCTGCAGGCGGCAGAGCAGCTGGACGGCGGCGGGTTCCGCATCGAACTGACGGCGGTGTCGGATAACGCCGGCATCGAGGCGCAAAGCCTGCTTGGCCAGGCCGTGCGCATCGACCTGCTGACCCAGCGCAGCCGCACCACGCTGCGGCCCTTCCATGGCCACGTTACCCGCTTTGAGCGGGTGGGCGCCAACGGCGGGCTGGCGCGCTACCGGATGGTGGTGGAGCCCTGGCTGGCCTTCCTGCGCCACCGCCGCGACAGCTTCCTGTTCCAGGACATGTCGGTGGTCGACGTGGTGGACAGCGTGTTTGGCGACTACAACGGCCAGGGCAAGCTGGTGCCGGCGTGGCGCTGGGCGCTGCGCGACGCCTCGTCCTATCCGCGCCGCAGCATCGTCACGCAGTACGAAGAGAGCGACTTCGATTTCGTGACGCGCCTGCTCGCCGAAGAAGGCTTGTTCTATTACTTCGAACATGAAGCCGGCGACGGCGAGGCGCTCGGCACGCACCGCATGGTGATCGCCGATGCCAACGATGTCTTCCAGGACAATGAGCAGGCCAGCATCCGCTTCGGCCGCGCCGATGCCACCGCTGCCGAAGACGTGATCGACCGCTGGCAAGGCGCGCGCAGGCTGCAGACCAATGCCGTGGCCGTGGCCAGCTGGGACTATCGCGCCAAGGCGGTGCGCAGCGCCGAAGCCGGTGCGCCGGCCGAGGGCAATTCCGCTGCCCCGGCCCTGCAGGACACCGACTATCCCGGCCAATACTGGTTCGAGGACGGCGACCAGGCGCAGCGCCATGCACGGCAGCTGGTGGAGGCGCTGGAAGTCCGGCGCCTGTCGTTCTCTGGCGAGGGCAGCGTGCGCACGCTGGCGCCCGCCAGCCGCTTCGTGCTGACCGGCCATTATGACTACGAGCGCGTCCAAGGAGACGACGAGCGCCGCTTTGTCGTCCTGGCGGTGGCGCATGCGGCTCGCAACAACCTGAACGAGCGCTTCAGGGACGTCATCGATCAATTGCTCGGGACAGGCCAGCCTACTGCGACGCCAGCCGAAAGTACGTCGTCCGCCGCGGACGTGCCGTTCTACCGCAACCAATTTACGGTAGTGCCGGCAAAGCTTCCATACCGCCCGCAGCAGCTTGACGGACAAGGCCGGCAACTACACCCGCGACCCACCGTCACCGGCGCACAGACCGCCATCGTCATCGGCACCGACGGTCCCGTGCATACCGACCGCGACCATCGGGTAAAGGTCCAGTTCCACTGGCAACGCGGCGCCCGCTCGGCCAGCCGGCTGGCTCATCCCGCGGGCGACGACAACGCCCGTGCCGAAGCCGGTTTGGGCACCTGGGTGCGTGTAGCGACCCCGGTTGCCGGCGCGAACTGGGGCGGCGTGGCATTGCCGCGCGTCGGCCAGGAAGTGGTGGTGGAGTTCCAGCATGGCGACATCGACCGCCCGGTGGTGATCGGCGCCGCCTACAACGGCCGCGGCCAGGCCAGCGCCCAGTACAACCAGAACCAGACCGGCGCTGCCAACGCCACCGGCAACGCACCGGCGTGGTTCGCCGGCAGCAACGAGGCCGCCGATGGCAAGCAGGACGGCAACGGCAAGCCCGACGGCCAGCAAGGCCACGCCCACAATGCGGTGCTGTCCGGCATCAAGACCCAGGCCCTCGGCCACAGCCAGGACGGTACCGGCGGCTACAACCAGCTGGTCTTCGACGATACCTCGGGACAAAGCCGCACCCTGCTATCCACCACACAAGCGGCTTCGGCCCTGACGCTGGGCCACCACCTTGAGCAGCGCGACAATGCCCGCCAGGCAGCACTCGGTCACGGCGCCGCGCTGGAAACCGCAGACAGCGGCGCCTTGCGAGGCGGCGCAGGCATGCTGCTGACCGCGCACGGCGCCGGCAGCAATGTGCCCTTGCTCGACAGCGAGGGCGCTGCAACGCAGGTGGAAGCCAGTGCCGAACTGCTGACCTCGCTGGCCGATGTCGCGCGCAAACAGAAGGCGGACTTGCCGGACGAACCGGCTCCCGCCGAACTGCCCGCCATCGCCAAGCTGAAGCACACCACCGAAGTGCTGCGCCATACGGAAACAGGAACCGATGGCAAGGCCAGCGCCACTGCCTATAACGAGCCCCACCTGCAGGTGTCAGCACCCAAGGGCATCGCCGCAACCACGCCCGCCGATGCGGTGCTGGTCGCTGGTACGCAGCTGACGGTGGCGGCGCAAAAGGATGCCAATGTGGCGGCGGGTGGGAATCTGTCGGTGGCGGTGGCGGATGGGCTGAGCTTGTTTACGCATGGCAAAGGTGGGGGTGAGTCCGCGGCTGGGATTGCCATGCATGCGGCGAGCGGGAAGGTGGGCGTTGCCAGCTTGCAGGGACAGAGCCGCATTGCCGCCGAAAAACTGGTGACGGTGTCCTCGTCCCAGGGAGCGGTCAATGTGCAGGCGAAGGAGCATGTGCTGTTGAATGCGGCGGGGGCGCAGATCCGGGTGCTGGGGAACACGATTGAGGTCCATGCGCGGGGGATGACTACGTTTAAGGGGGCGCAGCACTTGTTTGTGGGGCCGGGGGGTAGTGGCAATAGTAATGCCATGCCGAATGGGACCCTAAAAGGCTGCGATGTACAAGAGGCGTATAGCGCCGCTGCCGGCGAAGCTTCTGTTTCCCGTTAG